TATCAAGCTGGAATCGACCGCCTGCACCTACTCATCCAGATTTTTGGTATCCGAATTTTGCTATTTCAGGGCCATTGGTATGTACTTTAGTAGTTGTAGCTCCGGCACCTTCGGTGTCTATTGAGTTGTCTTGGTATTAAAAAATATATTAAAGAAGCAAAAAACCTCGAAATGTGAATTTCGAGGTTTTTTTATAAAGTAAGAAAGTAAAAAATTATTTTCTTTTGATCACTCTTTCTACAGCTTCAACAATCGCCTGATTGTTTAATTTGTATTTTTCCATTAATTGCTCCGGAGTTCCAGATTCACCAAAACTATCGTTTACAGCTACAAATTCTTGTGGAGTTGGATTGTTTAAAGCTAATACGCCTGAAACGCTTTCTCCAAGACCTCCAAGGTAGTTGTGCTCTTCTGCAGTAACTACACATCTTGTTTTTGCAACCGATTTAAGAATAGCTTCTTCGTCAAGAGGTTTGATCGTGTGAATGTTGATTACTTCAGCAGAGATTCCTTTTGCTTCAAGAGCTTCTGCAGCAATAAGAGCTTCCCAAACTAAATGTCCTGTTGCGATAATAGTTACATCTGTTCCTTCGTTTAATAAAATTGCTTTTCCAATTACGAATGGTTCGTCAGCAGGAGTAAAGTTAGCAACAACTGGACGACCGAAACGTAAGTAAGCAGGTCCGTGGTGATCTGCTAATGCAATTGTAGCAGCTTTAGTCTGATTGTAATCGCAAGTGTTGATTACAGTCATTCCCGGCAGCATTTTCATTAGTCCGATATCTTCTAAGATTTGGTGTGTTGCTCCATCTTCTCCTAGTGTTAAACCAGCGTGAGAAGCACAGATTTTTACGTTTTTATCAGAGTAAGCAACAGATTGACGAATTTGATCGTAAACTCTTCCTGTTGAGAAGTTGGCGAAAGTTCCTGTAAAAGGAATTTTTCCTCCAATTGTTAAACCAGCAGCGATTCCGATCATGTTGGCTTCAGCGATTCCGATTTGGAAAAAACGCTCCGGGTGATTTTTCTTGAAATCATCAAATTTTAATGATCCAATTAAATCAGCGCATAATGCCACAACGTTTTCATTTTTTTGACCTAACTCAGTCATTCCCGCTCCAAAACCTGAACGAGTATCTTTACTTCCTGTATTTTCGTATTTTTTCATTTTTGTTTTTTGCTTTAGGCAGTAAGCTTTAGGCAATAAGCTTATGGCTTATGGCTTACAGCTTATAGCTTTTTTTAATAATCCGCTAAAGTTGAAATATTTTGAGCTAAAGCACTTGCCAATTGATCATTGTTTGGTGCTTTTCCGTGCCATGCATGTGTATGCATCATAAAGTCAACTCCGTTACCCATTTCTGTATGTAGTAAAATACAAACTGGTTTTCCTTTTCCTGTTCTTGATTTAGCATCATTTAGTCCGGCAAGAATAGCATCTATACTATTTCCTTCTTTAATTTCTAAAACATCCCAGTCAAAAGCTTCAAATTTAGCACGAATGCTTCCCATTGGTAGAACTTCGTCTGTTGTTCCGTCAATTTGTTTTCCGTTAAGGTCAATAGTAGCAATAATATTGTCTACTTTTTTTGCAGAGGCATACATAATAGCTTCCCAGTTTTGACCTTCCTGTAATTCTCCGTCTCCATGTAAAGAATAAATTAAATGATTGTCTCCATTTAATTTTTTTGCCTGAGCAGCACCAAGAGCAACAGATAAACCTTGTCCTAATGAACCAGAAGCTATACGAACTCCAGGTAAACCTTCGTGAGTTGTAGGGTGTCCCTGTAAACGAGAGTTTAATAGTCTGAAAGTTGCTAGTTCTGAAACAGGAAAATAACCGCTACGTGCTAAAACGCTATAAAATACAGGAGAAATATGTCCATTTGAAAGGAAAAACAAATCTTCTCCAATTCCGTCCATATCAAAACCTTCTTTGCGCTCCATAAT
The sequence above is drawn from the Flavobacterium sp. N2038 genome and encodes:
- a CDS encoding transketolase family protein; translation: MKKYENTGSKDTRSGFGAGMTELGQKNENVVALCADLIGSLKFDDFKKNHPERFFQIGIAEANMIGIAAGLTIGGKIPFTGTFANFSTGRVYDQIRQSVAYSDKNVKICASHAGLTLGEDGATHQILEDIGLMKMLPGMTVINTCDYNQTKAATIALADHHGPAYLRFGRPVVANFTPADEPFVIGKAILLNEGTDVTIIATGHLVWEALIAAEALEAKGISAEVINIHTIKPLDEEAILKSVAKTRCVVTAEEHNYLGGLGESVSGVLALNNPTPQEFVAVNDSFGESGTPEQLMEKYKLNNQAIVEAVERVIKRK
- a CDS encoding transketolase, with the translated sequence MKPNTQQLSDLTIQVRRDILRMVHAVNSGHPGGSLGCTEFLVTLYQNIMERKEGFDMDGIGEDLFFLSNGHISPVFYSVLARSGYFPVSELATFRLLNSRLQGHPTTHEGLPGVRIASGSLGQGLSVALGAAQAKKLNGDNHLIYSLHGDGELQEGQNWEAIMYASAKKVDNIIATIDLNGKQIDGTTDEVLPMGSIRAKFEAFDWDVLEIKEGNSIDAILAGLNDAKSRTGKGKPVCILLHTEMGNGVDFMMHTHAWHGKAPNNDQLASALAQNISTLADY